A window from Drosophila yakuba strain Tai18E2 chromosome 3L, Prin_Dyak_Tai18E2_2.1, whole genome shotgun sequence encodes these proteins:
- the LOC6532241 gene encoding peptidyl-prolyl cis-trans isomerase-like 1 translates to MLSLSEPSNAGGIPDKAWQPHFVTLETSMGEITVELYWKHAPNTCRNFAELSRRGYYNNVVFHRIIRDFMIQGGDPTGTGRGGASIYGSEFGDELHGDLRHTGAGILSMANSGPDTNGSQFFITLAPTQWLDGKHTIFGRVYTGMEVVKRIGMVETDKNDRPVDPLRIIKAKVEKL, encoded by the exons aTGCTGTCCCTGAGCGAACCCAGCAATGCGGGGGGCATTCCCGACAAGGCCTGGCAGCCGCACTTCGTGACCCTGGAAACGAG CATGGGAGAAATCACCGTGGAGCTGTACTGGAAACACGCGCCCAACACGTGCCGCAACTTTGCCGAGCTCTCGCGACGGGGCTACTACAACAACGTGGTCTTCCACCGCATCATCAGGGACTTCATGATTCAGGGCGGCGATCCCACGGGCACTGGCCGCGGTGGCGCCTCCATCTACGGATCCGAGTTCGGGGACGAGCTGCACGGCGATCTGCGGCACACGGGCGCCGGCATCCTCTCGATGGCCAACTCTGGACCGGACACCAATGGCTCGCAGTTCTTCATCACCCTAGCGCCCACGCAGTGGCTGGATGGCAAGCACACGATCTTCGGCAGGGTGTACACGGGCATGGAGGTGGTCAAGCGGATAGGCATGGTGGAGACCGACAAGAACGATCGCCCCGTGGATCCCCTGAGGATCATCAAAGCGAAGGTGGAGAAGCTGTGA
- the LOC6532240 gene encoding BLOC-1-related complex subunit 6, whose amino-acid sequence MSHRHQDIPIRPRYGYVAEESGPVDGATRSSGSGATPASSYTEIPFLAQYPGAVPEHVLQDLTPTATAQPAIPGSSKTRPNGERYLNLDSGEDPDEEDDPLEEEDNSNSNSNSKGSSGDIERHRVKAESTVPYELDGETSDSDGMRHFVAHDLEAKLRERVAASDYSSEHTTPLNSMGPIGGASGNGLLTRRFLQSRNIPEVDGSVLSDIELEAQYLASSVDNLMENLGNLLHSISSITADNVEVHRNAVNKLTDTLDANIKCQYQLLAKAEEITKSMKSTEQVGQRIRQIKRLVDMLDSTM is encoded by the exons ATGTCGCACCGCCACCAGGACATTCCCATCCGCCCGCGCTACGGTTATGTGGCCGAGGAGAGTGGCCCAGTGGACGGGGCAACTAGGAGCTCCGGATCCGGAGCCACGCCCGCCTCCTCCTACACGGAAATTCCGTTTCTGGCTCAGTATCCGGGAGCAGTGCCGGAGCACGTGCTGCAGGATCTCACGCCCACGGCCACTGCCCAGCCTGCGATTCCCGGAAGCTCAAAGACAAGACCCAACGGCGAGAGATACCTAAACCTGGATTCTGGCGAGGATCCCGACGAGGAGGATGATCccctggaggaggaggacaaCAGCAACTCGAACAGCAACTCCAAGGGCAGTTCCGGGGACATCGAGAGGCACAGAGTTAAAGCAGAGAGCA CTGTGCCCTACGAGCTGGATGGTGAAACCAGCGACTCCGACGGAATGCGTCACTTTGTGGCCCACGATCTGGAAGCCAAGCTGCGCGAACGAGTGGCGGCCTCGGACTACTCCTCGGAGCACACCACGCCCCTCAACTCCATGGGTCCCATTGGAGGCGCTTCCGGCAACGGTTTGCTCACGCGTAGGTTCCTTCAGTCGCGCAACATTCCCGAAGTGGACGGCAGCGTCTTGAGCGACATCGAGCTGGAGGCCCAGTACTTGGCCAGCTCGGTGGACAATCTGATGGAGAACCTGGGCAACCTGCTGCACTCCATCTCCTCCATAACGGCCGACAACGTGGAGGTGCACCGCAACGCCGTCAACAAGCTGACGGACACTCTGGATGCCAACATCAAGTGCCAGTACCAATTGCTCGCCAAGGCGGAGGAAATCACCAAGTCGATGAAATCCACAGAGCAAGTGGGTCAGCGCAT AAGGCAGATCAAACGGCTGGTGGATATGTTGGACAGCACCATGTAA